The following proteins come from a genomic window of Methanosarcina sp. MTP4:
- the mutL gene encoding DNA mismatch repair endonuclease MutL has product MEGQGNKIRILDKDTINKIAAGEVIERPASAIKELVDNAIDAGATEVRIEVEKGGKKSILVRDNGCGMSRADALLAYEKHATSKLTKIEDLDTVATMGFRGEALSSITAIAKVEILTRPPEELAGTKVLIHGGQVQESSNIGTAPGTAVHVKDLFYNTPARQKYLKSDKTELAHITEVVMKLALANPEISFTLLSDGKPVLRNPASSELLNSVVNLLGPETARSMLPVESLTGDVVIRGCVSKPELTRGTGDQLFLFVNTRPVSSKAVNAAIRQGYYTKIPKGRYPVAVLSLTLDPQEVDVNVHPRKAEVRFSREKEISNAVTAAVEKTLSEHGLAPEIREKEGKTHQKTLEVREPESRVLIHEKTDVSEKPENGPGKDIGRAAEVPAGGSKLFREKPETYSYPVKDTERRLKRSERLLGITSENEMKEAGKEKEEEKATREERKEKGTEEKTEEERKEKGTQKGIEKGTGEGNGKGTEKRVERAYPEQKPNKKANTDPLEDLRIIGQVSKIYILAEKGEDLVIIDQHAAHERVLYEQILKMKKNRVQELITPITIDLTPKEKVLMEEYIPYLEEHGFGISEFGDNTYVVTFVPDVFGRLEDPGIIHDLISELLAGGKIKKDTGVSEQVCKTMACRAAIKGGAACSLRQMEELVEQLKQAENPYSCPHGRPTVLTFTRGELDRMFARIQ; this is encoded by the coding sequence ATGGAAGGGCAGGGAAATAAAATCAGGATCCTTGATAAGGATACAATAAATAAGATCGCAGCCGGGGAGGTGATCGAACGTCCCGCATCCGCCATAAAGGAACTTGTAGACAACGCAATCGATGCCGGAGCCACCGAGGTCCGGATCGAGGTCGAGAAAGGGGGCAAGAAATCGATTCTGGTAAGGGACAACGGCTGCGGGATGAGCCGGGCAGATGCCCTGCTAGCATATGAAAAACACGCAACAAGCAAGCTTACGAAAATCGAAGACTTGGACACCGTAGCCACCATGGGTTTCCGGGGAGAAGCCCTCTCCTCTATTACTGCTATCGCGAAAGTGGAAATCCTGACCCGGCCCCCCGAAGAACTCGCAGGCACGAAGGTGCTTATCCACGGAGGGCAGGTGCAGGAAAGCTCGAATATCGGCACGGCTCCGGGAACAGCTGTACACGTAAAAGACCTCTTTTACAACACCCCGGCAAGGCAAAAGTACCTGAAAAGCGACAAGACCGAACTTGCCCATATCACGGAAGTTGTAATGAAACTCGCCCTGGCAAACCCTGAGATTTCATTCACACTCCTCAGCGACGGAAAGCCCGTCCTCAGAAACCCCGCCTCAAGCGAGCTTTTGAACAGTGTCGTAAACCTGCTAGGCCCCGAAACTGCCAGGTCCATGCTCCCCGTGGAATCCCTGACAGGGGACGTTGTTATCCGGGGCTGTGTCTCAAAGCCCGAACTTACGCGGGGGACAGGAGACCAGCTATTCCTCTTTGTAAACACCCGCCCCGTGAGCTCAAAAGCCGTAAACGCAGCCATACGCCAGGGTTACTATACGAAAATTCCAAAAGGACGCTACCCTGTAGCTGTGCTCTCCCTCACCCTCGACCCGCAGGAGGTGGACGTAAACGTGCACCCGCGAAAAGCAGAGGTCCGCTTCAGCCGGGAAAAGGAAATCAGCAATGCAGTGACTGCAGCCGTGGAAAAGACCCTTTCAGAACACGGGCTTGCTCCCGAGATAAGGGAAAAGGAAGGCAAAACCCACCAGAAAACCCTGGAAGTCCGGGAGCCGGAGAGCAGGGTGCTGATCCATGAAAAAACGGATGTTTCGGAAAAGCCCGAGAATGGTCCCGGAAAAGACATCGGAAGAGCCGCGGAAGTTCCGGCAGGCGGAAGCAAACTCTTCAGGGAAAAACCCGAAACCTACAGTTATCCGGTAAAGGATACCGAAAGAAGGCTGAAAAGGTCGGAGCGGCTTCTGGGTATTACCAGCGAGAATGAGATGAAAGAAGCCGGAAAAGAAAAGGAAGAGGAAAAAGCGACAAGAGAAGAAAGGAAAGAAAAAGGGACAGAAGAGAAGACAGAAGAAGAAAGGAAAGAAAAAGGGACACAAAAGGGGATAGAAAAAGGGACTGGGGAAGGGAATGGAAAAGGGACTGAAAAAAGGGTAGAAAGGGCATATCCGGAGCAAAAGCCAAATAAAAAAGCCAACACTGACCCCCTTGAAGACCTCCGGATCATTGGTCAGGTCTCAAAGATCTATATCCTTGCCGAAAAAGGGGAGGACCTTGTGATCATCGACCAGCACGCCGCCCACGAGCGTGTCCTCTACGAGCAGATCCTGAAGATGAAGAAGAACAGGGTCCAGGAACTGATCACCCCGATTACGATAGACCTGACCCCGAAAGAAAAGGTGCTCATGGAAGAATACATCCCCTACCTTGAAGAACACGGCTTTGGAATCTCGGAATTCGGGGACAACACCTATGTGGTGACTTTCGTGCCGGACGTATTCGGGCGCCTGGAAGACCCGGGGATTATCCACGACCTCATCTCGGAGCTTCTTGCGGGCGGAAAGATCAAAAAGGACACGGGAGTTTCCGAACAGGTCTGCAAGACCATGGCCTGCAGGGCGGCAATCAAAGGGGGGGCAGCCTGTAGTTTGCGGCAGATGGAAGAACTGGTGGAGCAGCTGAAACAGGCGGAAAATCCCTACTCCTGTCCCCACGGCAGGCCCACAGTCCTCACCTTCACGAGAGGGGAACTTGACCGGATGTTTGCCAGAATCCAGTGA
- the mutS gene encoding DNA mismatch repair protein MutS codes for MNNQMTPAMRQYYEAKQEYPDALIFFRMGDFYESFGEDAKTIARELEITLTARGKDKSGERMPLAGIPYHAIDTYLPRLINKGYNVAICEQLENPKQAKGVVKRGVVRVVTPGTAIDSSMFSDASNNYLMAVAGRERGKSGKSGKSDKNPGEMELGVSFLDISTGEFLTTQFRDSENFEKLMSELARMHPAECILPPSLYGNPELAGRLRDQTIVHEFAPKLSEPGEAGEMLKKHFEVATLEGMGCENLEFAVYSAWAALEYAKTTQMRDLAHINTLRTYSNSEFMVLDAITLRNLEIVKNVRDGGNENSLFKVLDSTKTPMGSRTLKKWLLKPLLSVELINRRLDAVEELAGDALLRYDIRNWLSEVRDIERLVGRIVYGNSNARDLVALKKSLTAVVPVRDCLLEKTDSKLLEEIGKELAAFSELENLAELIEKGIADEAPLTVREGGMIKKGYNEELDELRDIASNSKQWIAAFQQKEREKSGIKSLKVGYNKVFGYYIEVTNANRAQVPEDYIRKQTMTNAERFFTPELKEKESLILSANEKAVALEYEIFAKITKTAAGYSRELQQTAESTGTLDVLANLAEASENNNYVRPQLTEDCKILIRDGRHPVVENTVPGGFVPNDTEMDCKEKQFLLVTGPNMAGKSTYMRQSALIAIMAQAGSFVPASHASIGTVDQVFTRIGAFDDLASGQSTFMVEMVELANILNNASPKSLVLLDEIGRGTSTYDGYSIAKAVVEYLHNRGKVGVRALFATHYHQLTALEEKLKRVKNYHIAVKEEGHELVFLRKIVPGATDRSYGIQVARLAGVPEKVIDRANEILKELERENLLEEAEEGENGKRKKGKAATRYTQMLLFDPGSGGGTQAQANRQSPVEVALKRLNVDDMTPLEAMNKLHELKKLLG; via the coding sequence ATGAATAACCAGATGACCCCTGCAATGCGCCAGTACTATGAAGCAAAGCAAGAATATCCTGATGCCCTCATCTTCTTCCGGATGGGCGATTTCTACGAGTCTTTCGGGGAAGACGCAAAGACAATCGCAAGGGAACTGGAAATTACCCTTACCGCCCGGGGAAAGGATAAATCCGGGGAAAGGATGCCGCTTGCAGGAATTCCTTACCATGCCATTGACACCTATCTCCCGAGGCTAATCAACAAAGGGTACAACGTGGCAATCTGCGAGCAGCTTGAAAACCCGAAACAGGCAAAGGGAGTCGTAAAAAGGGGTGTTGTCCGGGTAGTGACCCCGGGGACAGCCATAGATTCCTCCATGTTTTCCGACGCCTCGAATAACTACCTGATGGCAGTAGCAGGCCGGGAAAGAGGGAAAAGCGGCAAAAGCGGCAAAAGCGACAAAAACCCCGGGGAAATGGAACTGGGAGTCTCCTTCCTGGACATCTCAACAGGGGAGTTTTTGACCACCCAGTTCAGGGACTCGGAAAACTTTGAAAAACTTATGAGTGAACTTGCCCGCATGCACCCGGCAGAGTGCATCCTGCCCCCTTCCCTTTACGGAAACCCCGAACTTGCAGGCCGGCTAAGGGACCAGACCATTGTCCACGAATTCGCCCCCAAACTTTCCGAGCCCGGGGAAGCGGGAGAGATGCTTAAAAAACACTTCGAGGTTGCGACCCTTGAAGGAATGGGCTGTGAAAACCTGGAGTTTGCGGTATATTCGGCCTGGGCAGCCCTTGAATACGCAAAGACCACCCAGATGCGGGACCTTGCCCACATAAACACTCTGCGGACCTACTCGAACTCCGAGTTCATGGTGCTCGACGCAATAACCCTGCGCAACCTGGAAATCGTGAAAAATGTGCGGGACGGCGGGAATGAAAACTCGCTTTTCAAGGTGCTGGACAGCACAAAGACCCCCATGGGGAGCCGGACCCTGAAAAAATGGCTCCTGAAACCGCTCCTTTCCGTTGAACTTATTAACCGGCGGCTGGACGCCGTGGAAGAACTGGCAGGAGACGCCCTGCTCCGCTATGACATCCGGAACTGGCTCTCCGAGGTCCGGGACATCGAGCGCCTGGTTGGCCGCATCGTGTACGGAAACTCCAACGCAAGGGACCTTGTAGCCCTGAAAAAGTCCCTGACAGCCGTTGTGCCCGTAAGGGACTGCCTCCTCGAAAAGACCGACTCGAAACTCCTGGAAGAGATAGGAAAGGAACTCGCAGCATTCTCAGAACTCGAAAACCTGGCAGAACTGATTGAAAAGGGAATCGCGGACGAAGCGCCTCTAACGGTCCGGGAAGGCGGGATGATCAAAAAGGGCTACAATGAAGAGCTGGACGAACTGAGGGACATTGCAAGCAACAGCAAGCAATGGATTGCCGCTTTCCAGCAAAAGGAGAGGGAAAAATCCGGGATAAAGTCCCTGAAAGTCGGGTACAATAAGGTCTTTGGCTACTACATCGAAGTTACCAACGCTAACCGCGCCCAGGTGCCCGAAGACTACATCAGAAAGCAGACCATGACCAATGCCGAGCGCTTCTTCACGCCGGAACTGAAGGAAAAAGAAAGCCTGATCCTCTCTGCCAACGAAAAAGCCGTGGCCCTGGAATACGAGATCTTCGCAAAAATCACTAAAACCGCTGCAGGCTACTCAAGGGAACTGCAGCAGACAGCGGAAAGCACCGGGACCCTGGACGTGCTCGCAAACCTTGCAGAGGCTTCCGAAAATAACAACTACGTCCGCCCCCAGCTGACCGAGGACTGCAAGATCCTGATCAGAGACGGAAGACACCCTGTTGTGGAAAATACCGTCCCCGGGGGGTTTGTTCCTAATGATACCGAAATGGACTGCAAGGAAAAACAGTTTTTACTTGTAACGGGCCCGAACATGGCAGGAAAGTCCACCTACATGCGCCAGAGCGCCCTGATCGCAATCATGGCCCAGGCAGGCTCCTTTGTCCCGGCGTCCCATGCTTCCATCGGGACCGTGGACCAGGTCTTTACGAGAATAGGGGCCTTTGACGACCTGGCAAGCGGGCAGAGTACTTTCATGGTAGAGATGGTTGAGCTTGCGAACATCCTGAACAACGCAAGCCCCAAAAGCCTGGTCCTCCTGGACGAGATAGGGAGAGGGACAAGCACCTACGACGGGTACAGCATCGCAAAAGCCGTGGTTGAGTACCTGCACAACCGGGGAAAGGTCGGGGTAAGAGCCCTTTTTGCCACGCACTACCACCAGTTGACAGCCCTTGAAGAAAAATTAAAGCGGGTCAAAAACTACCACATCGCAGTAAAAGAAGAAGGTCATGAACTGGTCTTCCTGAGAAAAATCGTGCCAGGAGCAACGGACCGGAGTTACGGGATCCAGGTTGCAAGGCTTGCAGGAGTCCCGGAAAAGGTGATAGACAGGGCAAACGAGATCCTGAAGGAACTGGAACGGGAAAACCTGCTTGAAGAAGCTGAAGAAGGGGAAAACGGGAAAAGGAAAAAAGGCAAGGCAGCCACGCGCTACACCCAGATGCTGCTTTTCGACCCCGGCAGCGGAGGCGGGACCCAGGCGCAGGCAAACAGGCAAAGCCCCGTGGAAGTCGCCCTGAAAAGGCTGAATGTGGACGATATGACACCCCTCGAAGCCATGAACAAGCTTCACGAACTGAAAAAGTTGCTGGGTTAA
- a CDS encoding cobalt-precorrin-5B (C(1))-methyltransferase encodes MIDPVNNFDIPEEWIARTRMPREEVEEKVASGMIVVLSDGSVLKRGYTTGTTAAAAAKAAVLSLKKTVDRVSVPTPAGLRAYLEVSESGPGRAVVKKIRNDHESDITRGLEFVGEAREADGIRILGGKGIGVVKRDGLQVPKGQPAINPNPMGQIKAAVQEAVEELGLRGAEVTISIPEGERIGKETLNSRIGVEGGISVLGSTGFVEPWNDHLGEMKGDLIRGTEKVVLTTGRIGMRYSHMLFPEYTVVMVGSRISEGLESASGDIVICGLPGLVLKWGNPKMLEGSDYATVVEMLKKAPEHERLKEAFRMAIEKGNGARIVVIERDGSVLMDSKSEN; translated from the coding sequence ATGATAGATCCCGTTAACAATTTTGACATCCCGGAAGAATGGATAGCCCGCACCAGGATGCCCAGGGAAGAAGTGGAAGAAAAAGTGGCATCCGGAATGATCGTCGTCCTGAGCGACGGGTCTGTTCTGAAACGCGGGTACACCACCGGGACCACTGCCGCTGCCGCAGCAAAAGCCGCGGTGCTCTCCCTTAAAAAAACAGTTGACCGCGTTTCCGTCCCGACCCCCGCAGGGCTCAGGGCATACCTTGAAGTAAGCGAATCGGGTCCAGGGCGTGCCGTTGTGAAAAAGATCCGGAATGACCACGAATCCGACATCACCCGCGGCCTTGAGTTCGTGGGCGAAGCCAGGGAAGCTGACGGGATCCGCATCCTTGGGGGAAAGGGCATAGGGGTCGTAAAGAGGGACGGGTTACAGGTCCCAAAGGGCCAGCCTGCAATCAACCCGAACCCCATGGGACAGATCAAAGCCGCGGTGCAGGAAGCCGTGGAAGAACTGGGCCTGCGGGGAGCGGAAGTCACTATTTCGATTCCCGAGGGAGAAAGGATAGGTAAAGAAACCCTGAACAGCAGGATAGGAGTCGAAGGAGGGATTTCAGTCCTCGGAAGCACCGGCTTTGTTGAGCCCTGGAATGACCACCTTGGCGAGATGAAAGGGGACCTGATCCGCGGTACCGAGAAAGTGGTCCTGACCACCGGGCGCATAGGGATGCGCTATTCCCACATGCTTTTCCCTGAATATACCGTGGTTATGGTCGGGAGCCGGATCTCCGAAGGGCTCGAGTCCGCCTCGGGAGACATCGTGATCTGCGGCCTTCCGGGTCTGGTCCTGAAATGGGGCAACCCTAAAATGCTCGAAGGAAGCGATTATGCCACAGTCGTGGAGATGCTTAAAAAAGCTCCGGAACACGAGCGCCTGAAAGAAGCCTTCCGGATGGCAATCGAAAAAGGAAACGGGGCAAGGATCGTTGTCATAGAAAGGGACGGCTCGGTCCTGATGGACAGCAAGAGTGAGAATTGA